A single window of Salvia splendens isolate huo1 chromosome 8, SspV2, whole genome shotgun sequence DNA harbors:
- the LOC121744960 gene encoding uncharacterized protein LOC121744960 isoform X1 gives MLSRFPPESPHQISLTPKSSSATSHHKHKNQLFKIACCVKNGSSDSPNSSDNKFGFKLVGQSLGAMNWKLNDIDANSMQESVNQLLSKTQNFLNEVASPLVKSVHERKPSPQNDTEDTDDIFMIEPTVDSRTSGGELSEAAIVSIEQFSRMNGLTGQKVQRIFKALVPESVYNDPRYLVEYCCFRFLSRNNVEVHPSLKEPSFQRLVFITMLAWENPVRQGKGNRLKSFKWSHFQKKLVGEEAFIRITPAVSGVADCPTAHNLFKALAGDEKGISFSIWSTYITELVKVHEGRKSHQFQETLQFPDEKILCLGSSRKQPVLKWEKDMPWPGKVTLTDHALYFEAASLVGSKESVMLDLTHPDSRVEKARVGPLGSNVFDSAISITSGPESVSLVLEFVDLGGEVRRDVWYAFISEVIGLYKFIREYGPMDNDESVYDIYGAHKGKDMAVAHAINAIARLQALQFMKRTFDEPFKLTQFSYLHNAPYGEVVLQTLAVNFWGGTVIKKLPDIDTEPEEVLMRPNGEASESSSHVFDIDGSVYLRKWRRSASWGTSASLAFWKNASIRHGVVLSKNLVVADLSLVEKASMTCRNKCKVVEKTQATIDAAMIEGIPSNIDLFKELVLPLTLTAKNFERLRRWDDPLVTASFLGLVYTLIFRNLMSYIFPVTLMIFAAGMLVLKGLKEQGRLGRFFGKVTIYDQPPSNTIQKIIALKEAMREVEKSLQNVNVALLKIRSIILAGHPQVTMEIALALLVGSTILLLVPFKYVLACLIFDVFTRELEFRRAMVEAFDNFLKERWDGVPAAPVVVLPVEEKEEEEKKQVEKLKPERS, from the exons ATGCTCTCTCGGTTCCCACCCGAATCACCTCACCAAATAAGCCTAACCCCTAAATCTTCTTCTGCAACTTCACATCATAAGCACAAGAATCAGCTCTTCAAGATTGCTTGCTGTGTGAAGAATGGTTCCTCGGATTCTCCAAATTCTTCGGATAACAAATTTGGATTCAAGCTGGTGGGACAGTCTCTTGGCGCTATGAATTGGAAGCTCAATGATATTGATGCAA ATTCAATGCAAGAGTCAGTTAACCAATTGCTATCAAAGACTCAAAACTTTTTGAATGAAGTGGCCTCTCCACTCGTAAAATCTGTTCATGAGCGAAAGCCTAGCCCTCAGAATGACACTGAAGATACAGATGATATATTTATGATTGAACCGACTGTTGATTCAAGAACTTCTGGAGGGGAGCTTTCTGAAGCTGCCATCGTTTCCATTGAACAGTTTAGCCG GATGAATGGATTGACAGGGCAGAAAGTGCAAAGAATATTTAAAGCACTTGTTCCAGAATCAGTTTATAACGATCCACGTTATTTGGTGGAGTATTGCTGCTTCAGGTTTTTGTCAAGGAATAATGTTGAAGTTCATCCGAGCCTCAAG GAACCTTCATTTCAGAGGCTAGTTTTTATAACTATGCTTGCATGGGAGAATCCAGTACGACAAGGGAAGGGTAACCGACTCAAATCATTCAAATGGAGTCATTTTCAG AAGAAGCTCGTGGGAGAAGAGGCTTTTATTCGCATTACTCCTGCTGTTTCTGGTGTAGCTGATTGTCCCACTGCACATAATCTTTTCAAAGCTTTAGCTGGTGACGAAAAGGGCATCTCATTTAGCATATGGTCAACATATATTACCGAACTAGTCAA AGTGCATGAAGGCCGAAAATCACATCAATTCCAGGAGACCTTACAATTTCCTGATGAAAAAATCCTTTGTCTTGGTTCCAGTCGAAAGCAGCCTGTTCTAAAATGGGAAAAGGACATGCCATGGCCAGGAAAGGTCACGTTGACTGACCATGCACTTTACTTTGAG GCAGCTAGCCTGGTCGGATCGAAAGAATCAGTAATGCTGGATCTTACTCATCCCGACTCAAGAGTTGAAAAGGCAAGAGTCGGACCTTTGGGGTCGAATGTTTTTGACTCTGCAATCTCCATCACATCTGGTCCGGA GTCTGTGTCATTGGTTCTTGAATTTGTCGACTTAGGTGGTGAGGTGAGGAGGGATGTGTGGTATGCATTCATAAGCGAAGTTATCGGATTATACAAATTTATACGCGAATATGGACCCATGGATAACGATGAGTCGGTGTATGACATATACGGTGCTCACAAAGGGAAAGATATGGCCGTTGCTCATGCCATAAACGCCATTGCTAGACTTCAAGCCCTCCAGTTTATGAAGAGGACATTCGACGAACCATTTAAGCTGACTCAGTTTTCATATTTGCACAATGCACCATACGGGGAGGTCGTTCTTCAAACCCTCGCCGTAAATTTCTGGGGCGGGACGGTAATCAAGAAACTACCGGACATCGACACTGAGCCAGAGGAGGTGCTTATGAGACCCAACGGTGAGGCTTCTGAGAGCAGCAGCCATGTTTTTGACATAGACGGAAGTGTCTACTTGCGGAAATGGAGGCGGTCAGCGTCGTGGGGAACTAGCGCTTCGTTAGCCTTTTGGAAAAATGCTTCGATCAGACATGGAGTTGTGCTTAGCAAGAACCTCGTCGTGGCTGACTTGAGTTTGGTGGAGAAGGCGTCGATGACTTGTAGAAACAAGTGCAAGGTAGTTGAGAAAACGCAAGCGACGATCGATGCTGCCATGATTGAAGGGATTCCCAGTAATATCGACCTTTTTAAG GAACTTGTGCTTCCTCTAACTCTCACTGCTAAAAATTTCGAAAGGCTTAGGCGCTGGGACGATCCCCTCGTTACAGCGTCTTTTCTCGGACTTGTATATACACTTATCTTTAG AAACCTAATGTCTTACATATTCCCGGTGACGTTGATGATCTTCGCGGCCGGGATGTTAGTACTAAAGGGGCTCAAGGAGCAAGGCCGTCTCGGGAGATTCTTTGGGAAAGTTACTATATACGACCAGCCTCCATCGAACACGATCCAGAAGATTATTGCTCTGAAGGAAGCCATGCGTGAGGTGGAGAAGTCGCTCCAGAATGTGAACGTCGCGCTGCTCAAGATTCGCTCCATCATTCTCGCAGGACACCCTCAGGTGACGATGGAGATCGCTCTTGCTCTGCTCGTCGGTTCGACCATTCTTCTTCTGGTGCCGTTTAAGTACGTGCTCGCGTGCTTGATTTTTGATGTCTTCACGAGGGAGCTCGAGTTCAGGAGGGCGATGGTGGAGGCGTTTGACAACTTCTTGAAGGAGCGGTGGGACGGGGTGCCCGCAGCTCCCGTTGTTGTGCTGCCAGTGGAggagaaggaagaggaggagaagaagcaAGTGGAGAAGTTGAAACCAGAAAGAAGTTAG
- the LOC121744960 gene encoding uncharacterized protein LOC121744960 isoform X2, producing the protein MNGLTGQKVQRIFKALVPESVYNDPRYLVEYCCFRFLSRNNVEVHPSLKEPSFQRLVFITMLAWENPVRQGKGNRLKSFKWSHFQKKLVGEEAFIRITPAVSGVADCPTAHNLFKALAGDEKGISFSIWSTYITELVKVHEGRKSHQFQETLQFPDEKILCLGSSRKQPVLKWEKDMPWPGKVTLTDHALYFEAASLVGSKESVMLDLTHPDSRVEKARVGPLGSNVFDSAISITSGPESVSLVLEFVDLGGEVRRDVWYAFISEVIGLYKFIREYGPMDNDESVYDIYGAHKGKDMAVAHAINAIARLQALQFMKRTFDEPFKLTQFSYLHNAPYGEVVLQTLAVNFWGGTVIKKLPDIDTEPEEVLMRPNGEASESSSHVFDIDGSVYLRKWRRSASWGTSASLAFWKNASIRHGVVLSKNLVVADLSLVEKASMTCRNKCKVVEKTQATIDAAMIEGIPSNIDLFKELVLPLTLTAKNFERLRRWDDPLVTASFLGLVYTLIFRNLMSYIFPVTLMIFAAGMLVLKGLKEQGRLGRFFGKVTIYDQPPSNTIQKIIALKEAMREVEKSLQNVNVALLKIRSIILAGHPQVTMEIALALLVGSTILLLVPFKYVLACLIFDVFTRELEFRRAMVEAFDNFLKERWDGVPAAPVVVLPVEEKEEEEKKQVEKLKPERS; encoded by the exons ATGAATGGATTGACAGGGCAGAAAGTGCAAAGAATATTTAAAGCACTTGTTCCAGAATCAGTTTATAACGATCCACGTTATTTGGTGGAGTATTGCTGCTTCAGGTTTTTGTCAAGGAATAATGTTGAAGTTCATCCGAGCCTCAAG GAACCTTCATTTCAGAGGCTAGTTTTTATAACTATGCTTGCATGGGAGAATCCAGTACGACAAGGGAAGGGTAACCGACTCAAATCATTCAAATGGAGTCATTTTCAG AAGAAGCTCGTGGGAGAAGAGGCTTTTATTCGCATTACTCCTGCTGTTTCTGGTGTAGCTGATTGTCCCACTGCACATAATCTTTTCAAAGCTTTAGCTGGTGACGAAAAGGGCATCTCATTTAGCATATGGTCAACATATATTACCGAACTAGTCAA AGTGCATGAAGGCCGAAAATCACATCAATTCCAGGAGACCTTACAATTTCCTGATGAAAAAATCCTTTGTCTTGGTTCCAGTCGAAAGCAGCCTGTTCTAAAATGGGAAAAGGACATGCCATGGCCAGGAAAGGTCACGTTGACTGACCATGCACTTTACTTTGAG GCAGCTAGCCTGGTCGGATCGAAAGAATCAGTAATGCTGGATCTTACTCATCCCGACTCAAGAGTTGAAAAGGCAAGAGTCGGACCTTTGGGGTCGAATGTTTTTGACTCTGCAATCTCCATCACATCTGGTCCGGA GTCTGTGTCATTGGTTCTTGAATTTGTCGACTTAGGTGGTGAGGTGAGGAGGGATGTGTGGTATGCATTCATAAGCGAAGTTATCGGATTATACAAATTTATACGCGAATATGGACCCATGGATAACGATGAGTCGGTGTATGACATATACGGTGCTCACAAAGGGAAAGATATGGCCGTTGCTCATGCCATAAACGCCATTGCTAGACTTCAAGCCCTCCAGTTTATGAAGAGGACATTCGACGAACCATTTAAGCTGACTCAGTTTTCATATTTGCACAATGCACCATACGGGGAGGTCGTTCTTCAAACCCTCGCCGTAAATTTCTGGGGCGGGACGGTAATCAAGAAACTACCGGACATCGACACTGAGCCAGAGGAGGTGCTTATGAGACCCAACGGTGAGGCTTCTGAGAGCAGCAGCCATGTTTTTGACATAGACGGAAGTGTCTACTTGCGGAAATGGAGGCGGTCAGCGTCGTGGGGAACTAGCGCTTCGTTAGCCTTTTGGAAAAATGCTTCGATCAGACATGGAGTTGTGCTTAGCAAGAACCTCGTCGTGGCTGACTTGAGTTTGGTGGAGAAGGCGTCGATGACTTGTAGAAACAAGTGCAAGGTAGTTGAGAAAACGCAAGCGACGATCGATGCTGCCATGATTGAAGGGATTCCCAGTAATATCGACCTTTTTAAG GAACTTGTGCTTCCTCTAACTCTCACTGCTAAAAATTTCGAAAGGCTTAGGCGCTGGGACGATCCCCTCGTTACAGCGTCTTTTCTCGGACTTGTATATACACTTATCTTTAG AAACCTAATGTCTTACATATTCCCGGTGACGTTGATGATCTTCGCGGCCGGGATGTTAGTACTAAAGGGGCTCAAGGAGCAAGGCCGTCTCGGGAGATTCTTTGGGAAAGTTACTATATACGACCAGCCTCCATCGAACACGATCCAGAAGATTATTGCTCTGAAGGAAGCCATGCGTGAGGTGGAGAAGTCGCTCCAGAATGTGAACGTCGCGCTGCTCAAGATTCGCTCCATCATTCTCGCAGGACACCCTCAGGTGACGATGGAGATCGCTCTTGCTCTGCTCGTCGGTTCGACCATTCTTCTTCTGGTGCCGTTTAAGTACGTGCTCGCGTGCTTGATTTTTGATGTCTTCACGAGGGAGCTCGAGTTCAGGAGGGCGATGGTGGAGGCGTTTGACAACTTCTTGAAGGAGCGGTGGGACGGGGTGCCCGCAGCTCCCGTTGTTGTGCTGCCAGTGGAggagaaggaagaggaggagaagaagcaAGTGGAGAAGTTGAAACCAGAAAGAAGTTAG